Proteins found in one Arachis stenosperma cultivar V10309 chromosome 8, arast.V10309.gnm1.PFL2, whole genome shotgun sequence genomic segment:
- the LOC130944035 gene encoding uncharacterized protein LOC130944035, whose amino-acid sequence MQSNMVLSSMEVEAAPEAKPLPPKPKFEPLKPHEMSDGQFQFRKVSVPQHRYNPLKKAWMDIYTPIYEQMKIDIRMNLKARKVELKTRPDTPDISNLQKCADFVHAFMMGFDVVDAIALLRLDELYVESFEIKDVKTLRGDHLSRAVGRLSGKGGKTKFAIENATKTRIVIADTKIHILGSFANIKIARDSLCSLIMGSPAGKVYSKLRAVTARLAERF is encoded by the coding sequence ATGCAGTCAAACATGGTGTTGTCTTCAATGGAAGTTGAAGCTGCCCCTGAGGCAAAACCATTGCCTCCAAAGCCTAAGTTCGAGCCTTTGAAGCCTCATGAGATGTCCGATGGTCAGTTTCAGTTTCGGAAGGTATCTGTTCCACAACATCGCTACAATCCTCTCAAGAAAGCATGGATGGACATCTATACTCCCATATACGAGCAGATGAAAATCGACATCCGCATGAATTTGAAGGCTCGGAAGGTTGAACTGAAGACGAGGCCAGATACACCCGATATTAGTAACCTGCAAAAATGTGCTGATTTTGTCCATGCTTTCATGATGGGATTCGATGTCGTAGATGCCATTGCTCTACTCCGTCTGGATGAGCTCTATGTTGAGTCCTTCGAAATCAAGGATGTTAAGACACTTCGAGGTGATCACTTGTCTCGCGCTGTTGGAAGATTATCTGGTAAAGGCGGTAAAACTAAGTTTGCAATCGAAAATGCAACCAAGACGAGGATTGTGATTGCTGACACTAAAATACACATTTTGGGGTCATTTGCCAACATCAAAATTGCGAGAGATTCTCTTTGTAGCCTTATCATGGGATCACCCGCGGGTAAGGTATATTCGAAACTAAGAGCAGTTACAGCTAGACTGGCAGAAAGGTTTTGA